A region from the Chrysoperla carnea chromosome 4, inChrCarn1.1, whole genome shotgun sequence genome encodes:
- the LOC123297963 gene encoding E3 ubiquitin-protein ligase MARCHF2-like → MSSNPLNSNTSKPSIISVLSLAATTPSQFQQQQLDDDKNISSIENSSSMSTSIETQTSPTSLNNDDELLPQIHNGKNHAGFKKEMSNNFKKIYTKYQLGSSIKKNGGVLSSSPIKKASISSSASCVCRICQSNTCRERLISPCNCKGTLAYVHLSCLERWLNQSSRSYCELCLFQFNSVLSQRYSLCESLRLWVRHPRNRHNLQSDILITCLLTIVTFGLVIVCLLGMQYFVLEGYKLGVSVTWTRGAISFLLGIVLTGYLITLYLLIRDQFLPWYRWWRHAVNVRLILTAEQVSCNV, encoded by the exons ATGTCTTCAAATCCTTTAAATTCAAACACAAGTAAACCGTCAATAATATCGGTTCTATCTTTGGCCGCAACAACACCATCAcaatttcaacaacaacaattgGATGATGACAAAAATATATCTTCAATAGAAAATTCTAGTTCAATGTCAACATCAATTGAAACACAAACATCACCCACATCATTAAATAATGATGACGAATTACTACCACAAATTCACAACGGTAAAAATCATGCtggttttaaaaaagaaatgtcaaataattttaaaaaaatctatacaaaatatcaattag GTTCGTCAATAAAAAAGAATGGTGGTGTACTATCATCATCGCCAATAAAAAAAGCTTCGATATCCTCTTCGGCATCATGCGTATGTCGTATATGTCAAAGTAATACATGCCGAGAACGTTTAATATCACCATGCAATTGTAAAGGCACATTAGCGTATGTACACCTTTCATGTTTAGAACGGTGGCTAAATCAATCCAGTCGTAGTTATTGCgaattatgtttatttcaatttaattctgTATTAAGTCAACGTTATAGCCTATGTGAATCATTACGTTTATGGGTACGACATCCACGTAATCGACATAATCTTCAATCTGATATACTAATTACATGTTTATTAACCATTGTAACATTTGGATTAGTGATTGTATGTTTATTAGGAATGCAATATTTTGTATTGGAAGGTTATAAATTAG GTGTGAGTGTTACATGGACACGCGGTGCAATAAGTTTCCTTTTGGGGATTGTATTGACAGGATATTTAATAACATTGTATTTGTTAATAAGAGATCAATTTTTACCATGGTATCGATGGTGGAGGCATGCAGTTAATGTACGATTAATATTAACAGCAGAACAAGTTTCCTGCAATGTTTGA